Proteins encoded within one genomic window of Elstera cyanobacteriorum:
- a CDS encoding glucosaminidase domain-containing protein encodes MREEAETLAVSPPEKRFWRPLLGLLALESAVATLILIAGHPPRPPAAVTIHLPPAPLLAKKQFVPPPSELAALAEQRHAPVPLTPLQAFARLKPLVEPATAALSVDRIGPTPFTPRRDPFRPEPRLPDALPVDRAIVNPRPRETEATWLLAARDRLDPAPPPVAAPPDETPGQTAWVDPDQTLAYDLSEPAPLLLAQRADPIPDAALRDQAELLPGPNVPPLSESLRAVAELVALREELHGLPPGADPLVRTRALLADALVPGGYKDQDLSGFRGVEMFDYAALQLQRRSASRPARATPRFGIEPYAGAFTVSAVSPPKPELLSRSAVGSTAKLLSLFDAHDYDTALESEVPGVFLARLPHDLPHAVDPQERKGVFVRSVLPHLLHVNEHLLETRRRILKLAGRVETGELTDEDRAFVTAVLTEFRLDRWSLPELLKRVDIVPPSLALAQAAEESGWGTSNLARDGNALFGMVMWVRDADGRQVRRQRPYADLAEGVASYIRNLNTHFAYAGFRDQRARLRLSGKEISGPALMASLGRYSERGQDYVRSVNSLLAYNNLHVLDSARLRLASAETEPTP; translated from the coding sequence ATGCGGGAGGAAGCGGAAACACTGGCGGTCAGCCCGCCGGAAAAGCGATTCTGGCGGCCGTTGCTCGGCCTGCTGGCGCTTGAGTCTGCCGTCGCAACGCTGATCCTGATTGCAGGCCATCCGCCGCGCCCGCCCGCCGCCGTCACCATTCATCTGCCGCCCGCGCCGCTGCTGGCGAAAAAGCAGTTCGTGCCGCCCCCCTCGGAACTCGCGGCCCTGGCCGAACAGCGGCACGCGCCGGTGCCGTTGACGCCGCTGCAAGCCTTCGCCCGGCTAAAGCCGCTGGTCGAACCCGCAACGGCGGCGCTATCGGTGGACCGGATCGGCCCGACGCCGTTCACCCCCCGCCGCGATCCGTTTCGGCCGGAGCCACGGCTGCCGGATGCCCTGCCGGTGGACCGGGCAATCGTTAACCCGCGCCCGCGCGAGACGGAAGCAACCTGGCTACTCGCCGCGCGCGACCGGCTCGACCCCGCGCCGCCGCCCGTCGCCGCGCCGCCCGACGAGACGCCGGGGCAGACCGCCTGGGTCGATCCCGACCAGACGCTCGCTTATGACCTGAGCGAACCCGCCCCGCTGCTGCTGGCCCAGCGCGCCGATCCTATCCCGGACGCGGCCCTGCGCGATCAAGCGGAATTGCTGCCGGGTCCGAACGTGCCGCCGCTAAGCGAAAGCCTGCGCGCCGTCGCCGAATTGGTCGCCCTGCGCGAGGAGTTGCACGGGCTGCCGCCGGGGGCCGATCCGCTGGTCCGTACCCGGGCACTGCTGGCCGATGCGCTGGTGCCCGGTGGGTATAAAGATCAGGATCTCAGCGGGTTTCGCGGGGTCGAAATGTTCGATTACGCCGCCCTGCAACTCCAGCGCCGCAGCGCCAGCCGCCCCGCGCGGGCCACGCCGCGCTTCGGCATCGAACCCTATGCCGGGGCCTTCACCGTCAGCGCGGTTTCCCCGCCGAAGCCGGAGCTTTTGTCGCGCAGTGCCGTCGGTTCGACCGCCAAGCTGCTCTCGCTATTCGACGCTCATGATTACGATACGGCGCTGGAGTCAGAGGTGCCGGGCGTTTTTCTGGCCCGCCTGCCGCACGATCTGCCCCATGCGGTCGATCCGCAGGAGCGCAAGGGCGTTTTCGTGCGTTCCGTCCTGCCGCATCTTTTGCACGTCAACGAGCATCTGCTGGAAACCCGCCGCCGCATTCTGAAGCTGGCCGGGCGGGTGGAGACGGGCGAGTTGACCGACGAAGACCGCGCGTTCGTGACGGCGGTGCTGACGGAATTTCGCTTAGACCGCTGGTCGTTGCCCGAGTTGCTGAAGCGCGTCGATATCGTGCCGCCGTCGCTGGCGCTTGCCCAAGCGGCGGAAGAAAGCGGCTGGGGCACCTCCAATCTGGCCCGCGATGGCAATGCCTTGTTCGGGATGGTCATGTGGGTGCGCGATGCCGATGGGCGGCAGGTGCGCCGCCAGCGCCCCTATGCCGATCTGGCTGAAGGGGTGGCCTCCTATATCCGCAATCTCAACACCCATTTCGCTTATGCCGGGTTCCGCGACCAGCGCGCCCGCCTGCGCCTCAGCGGGAAGGAAATCTCCGGCCCGGCGTTGATGGCCTCGCTGGGGCGCTATTCCGAACGCGGGCAGGATTACGTGCGCTCGGTCAATAGTCTCCTCGCCTATAATAATCTGCACGTCCTTGATTCGGCCCGCCTGCGCCTTGCCAGCGCCGAGACCGAACCGACGCCCTAA
- a CDS encoding RrF2 family transcriptional regulator, with amino-acid sequence MLGLPRKTLLAIEAVLDIAYHAGGTTVQSGDITTRQGIPRRSLEPILQQLTRAGILAGVRGPRGGYRLARERRRITLGEIIRLVTGEEENEGPDASTSDLGTKVVQPLWTELTAEVMARLESITLEDLCDRARSAGILANTTAVVDFTI; translated from the coding sequence ATGCTCGGCCTGCCGCGTAAAACCCTGCTTGCCATCGAAGCCGTTCTGGATATCGCCTATCACGCGGGCGGCACCACGGTGCAGTCGGGGGATATCACCACTCGGCAAGGCATTCCCCGCCGCTCGCTGGAGCCGATCCTGCAACAATTGACCCGCGCCGGGATTCTGGCGGGGGTACGCGGGCCGCGCGGCGGCTATCGGCTGGCGCGCGAACGGCGGCGCATCACCTTGGGCGAAATCATCCGCCTCGTGACCGGGGAGGAGGAGAACGAGGGGCCGGACGCCAGCACCTCCGACCTCGGCACCAAGGTCGTGCAGCCGCTGTGGACCGAACTGACGGCGGAAGTCATGGCGCGGCTCGAATCGATCACCCTGGAAGACCTATGCGACCGCGCCCGCAGTGCCGGGATTCTGGCGAATACCACCGCCGTTGTGGATTTTACCATTTAA
- the cysK gene encoding cysteine synthase A, producing MTATFRNRIYDSIVDTIGATPLVRVSKLAADRKAGAEILAKLEFFNPLASVKDRIGLAMIDAAERDGRLKPGATLVEPTSGNTGIALAFVAAAKGYKLVLTMPESMSVERRKMLRLLGAELRLTPAAQGMKGAIAAANELVANDPNAIMLQQFENPANPAVHRATTAEEIIADTEGKVDFIVGGVGTGGTITGVGQVLKEKLPGVKVVAVEPEDSPVLSGGQPGPHKIQGIGAGFVPGILDTKVIDEVIRIGNDTAFRTARDVARLEGLPVGISSGAALAAALELAARPENAGKRIVVIIPSFAERYLSTALFEGLE from the coding sequence ATGACCGCCACCTTCCGTAACCGCATTTACGACAGCATCGTCGATACCATCGGCGCGACGCCGCTGGTGCGCGTGTCGAAACTGGCCGCCGACCGGAAGGCGGGGGCCGAAATTCTGGCGAAGCTGGAGTTTTTTAACCCGCTCGCCTCGGTCAAAGACCGCATCGGTCTGGCGATGATTGATGCCGCCGAGCGCGACGGGCGCCTGAAGCCGGGGGCGACGCTGGTCGAACCGACGTCGGGCAATACCGGCATCGCGCTGGCCTTCGTGGCGGCGGCCAAGGGCTATAAGCTGGTCCTGACCATGCCCGAATCGATGTCGGTCGAACGGCGTAAGATGCTGCGCCTCTTGGGCGCCGAATTGCGCCTGACCCCGGCGGCCCAAGGGATGAAGGGGGCGATTGCGGCGGCGAACGAGTTGGTCGCCAATGATCCGAATGCGATCATGCTGCAGCAGTTCGAAAACCCGGCGAACCCGGCCGTGCATCGGGCGACGACCGCCGAAGAAATCATCGCCGATACCGAGGGCAAGGTCGATTTCATCGTCGGCGGCGTCGGCACCGGCGGCACGATCACCGGCGTCGGTCAGGTGCTGAAAGAAAAGCTGCCGGGCGTCAAGGTGGTGGCGGTCGAGCCGGAAGATAGCCCCGTGCTGTCGGGCGGCCAGCCCGGCCCCCATAAGATTCAAGGCATCGGCGCCGGGTTCGTGCCGGGCATTCTCGATACCAAAGTGATCGATGAAGTGATCCGCATCGGGAACGACACCGCCTTCCGCACCGCCCGCGATGTGGCGCGGCTGGAAGGCTTGCCGGTCGGCATTTCCTCTGGTGCGGCCCTGGCCGCAGCGCTGGAACTCGCCGCCCGCCCGGAAAATGCGGGCAAGCGCATCGTCGTCATCATCCCGTCGTTCGCCGAGCGTTATCTTTCGACCGCGCTCTTCGAAGGGCTGGAATAA
- the dut gene encoding dUTP diphosphatase, giving the protein MTAVPLPVRRLPHGADLPLPAYATEGAAGFDLLAAVAEPHTLAPGKQALIPTGLAFAIPAGYEGQVRPRSGLAAKHGITVLNAPGTIDADYRGEVQVILINHGDLPFTVERGMRIAQFLLAPVTRADLTPVDSLDDTARGAGGFGSTGLASA; this is encoded by the coding sequence ATGACCGCCGTTCCCCTGCCTGTCCGCCGCTTGCCCCACGGGGCCGATCTGCCGCTGCCCGCCTATGCGACCGAGGGAGCGGCGGGGTTCGATCTGCTGGCGGCGGTGGCCGAACCGCATACGCTTGCCCCCGGTAAACAGGCGCTGATCCCGACCGGCCTCGCCTTCGCTATTCCTGCCGGATACGAAGGGCAAGTGCGTCCCCGCTCCGGTCTCGCTGCGAAGCACGGCATTACCGTGTTGAACGCCCCCGGTACCATCGACGCGGATTATCGCGGCGAGGTGCAGGTGATCCTGATCAACCACGGCGATCTGCCCTTCACGGTGGAGCGGGGAATGCGTATTGCGCAGTTTCTGCTCGCCCCGGTGACGCGGGCCGATCTGACCCCGGTGGATAGCCTGGACGATACCGCGCGCGGCGCGGGCGGCTTTGGCTCCACCGGCCTTGCTTCAGCCTGA
- a CDS encoding LysR family transcriptional regulator: MPRPDLDQLITLDVLLSAGSVARAAERLQLSPSAMSRALARLRASFNDPLLVRAGRGLVPTPRAEALRPEVRRVLEAAEALFRIGADFDPAHLSRTFTLRISDGFLETFGPPLLATLAREAPGVRLRFVPKQDKDSAPLRDGSIDLETGVIGPAMGPEVRAQALFRDRFIGVVRPEHPLAGGRVTAEDYAAGQHIAVARRPVERWPADEALAALGLTRQVRTIVGGFAAALFLVRSGDLIATVPEQHTAGLRAGLIAFPLPIAVPEITVSLFWHPRFDADPAHRWLRETLRAICKA, translated from the coding sequence ATGCCCCGCCCCGACCTTGACCAATTGATCACCCTCGACGTTCTGCTGAGCGCAGGCAGCGTTGCCCGCGCGGCGGAACGCTTGCAGCTCAGCCCCTCTGCCATGAGCCGCGCTTTGGCCCGGCTCCGGGCCAGTTTCAACGATCCGCTGCTGGTCCGCGCCGGGCGCGGGCTGGTGCCGACCCCGCGCGCCGAAGCCCTGCGCCCGGAGGTGCGGCGCGTGCTGGAGGCGGCCGAGGCACTGTTTCGGATCGGTGCGGATTTCGACCCCGCCCATCTATCCCGCACGTTCACCCTGCGGATCAGCGATGGTTTTCTGGAAACCTTCGGCCCACCCCTGCTGGCAACGCTGGCCCGTGAGGCCCCCGGGGTGCGGCTACGCTTTGTGCCGAAGCAGGATAAGGATAGCGCCCCCTTGCGCGACGGCAGCATCGACCTCGAAACCGGCGTGATCGGCCCAGCAATGGGACCGGAAGTCCGGGCGCAGGCGCTGTTTCGCGACCGGTTTATCGGCGTCGTTCGCCCGGAGCATCCGCTGGCCGGAGGGAGGGTAACGGCGGAAGACTATGCTGCCGGGCAGCATATCGCCGTCGCCCGCCGCCCGGTGGAACGCTGGCCCGCCGACGAGGCCCTCGCCGCGCTTGGCCTAACCCGGCAGGTCCGCACGATTGTCGGCGGGTTTGCGGCGGCACTCTTTCTGGTGCGGAGCGGCGATCTGATCGCGACCGTACCGGAGCAACATACGGCGGGATTGCGGGCGGGGTTGATTGCTTTCCCACTGCCGATTGCGGTGCCAGAAATCACCGTCTCGCTGTTTTGGCACCCGCGCTTCGACGCCGACCCGGCGCACCGCTGGCTGCGGGAAACTTTGCGGGCGATTTGTAAGGCTTAG
- a CDS encoding NifU family protein encodes MFIQTEATPNPATLKFLPGRPVLGRGSVHYASAEEAVSSPLAQRLFGVAGVTDVFLGDDFVTVTKAGTEEWSVLKSIVMAALMDHFLSGLPVLQDIDGTDMDEDEEFAEEDAGIVQQIKELLDMRVRPAVAQDGGDIVFRGFDKGVVYLKMRGSCAGCPSSTATLKMGIENMLKHYVPEITEVRAVA; translated from the coding sequence ATGTTCATCCAGACCGAAGCCACGCCCAACCCCGCCACGCTGAAGTTTCTGCCCGGTCGCCCGGTACTGGGGCGCGGCAGTGTGCATTACGCCTCGGCGGAGGAAGCCGTCTCCTCGCCGCTGGCGCAGCGGTTGTTCGGGGTTGCCGGCGTGACCGATGTGTTCCTGGGCGATGATTTCGTCACCGTCACCAAGGCGGGCACGGAAGAATGGTCGGTGCTGAAGTCCATCGTCATGGCGGCGCTGATGGATCATTTCCTGTCCGGCCTGCCGGTGCTGCAGGATATCGACGGCACCGACATGGACGAAGACGAAGAGTTTGCCGAGGAAGATGCGGGCATCGTTCAGCAGATCAAAGAACTGCTGGACATGCGCGTCCGCCCCGCCGTGGCGCAGGATGGCGGTGATATCGTTTTCCGAGGGTTCGACAAGGGGGTCGTCTATCTTAAGATGCGCGGTTCCTGCGCGGGTTGCCCCAGCTCCACTGCGACCCTGAAAATGGGCATTGAAAATATGCTCAAGCATTACGTTCCAGAAATCACGGAAGTGCGTGCTGTCGCTTAA
- the coaBC gene encoding bifunctional phosphopantothenoylcysteine decarboxylase/phosphopantothenate--cysteine ligase CoaBC, producing the protein MLSGKRLLLIIGGGIAAYKVLELIRRLRDRGVDVRCVLTKAGAEFVTPLSVAALSENKVYQDLFSLTDESEMGHIRLSREADLVLVAPATANLIAKMAAGIADDLATTALLATDKPVLIAPAMNTHMWQHAATQANVATLIARGITVIGPAAGDLACGEVGSGRLVEVPGLLAALEEAFHQHQPLPSLVGKHAIVTSGPTHEPIDPVRYIANRSSGKQGHAIAAALAAAGMRVTLVSGPTQEPVPAGMDFKPIESAQQMLAAVDAALPADVFVGAAAVADWRVASAADQKLKKGADGPPALVLTENPDILRTVSQHPKRPALVIGFAAETEKVLEHAAAKRVRKGCDWILANDVSPETGTFGGTHSRLFLVTAAGVTPWPHSAKTDAARRLTHAVAEYFSTMRDA; encoded by the coding sequence ATGCTGTCGGGAAAAAGGCTGCTGCTGATCATCGGCGGGGGAATTGCCGCCTATAAGGTGCTGGAGCTGATTCGCCGTCTGCGCGATCGCGGCGTCGATGTGCGCTGCGTGCTGACCAAGGCGGGGGCGGAGTTTGTGACGCCGCTATCCGTGGCGGCCCTGTCGGAAAATAAGGTCTATCAGGATCTCTTCTCGCTGACCGATGAAAGCGAGATGGGCCATATCCGCCTGTCGCGAGAGGCCGATCTGGTGCTGGTGGCCCCCGCGACGGCCAATTTGATCGCCAAGATGGCCGCCGGGATTGCCGACGATCTCGCCACCACGGCGCTGCTGGCGACCGATAAACCCGTGTTGATTGCCCCGGCGATGAACACCCATATGTGGCAGCACGCGGCGACCCAAGCCAATGTCGCCACGCTGATTGCGCGCGGCATTACGGTCATCGGCCCAGCGGCGGGGGATTTGGCCTGCGGCGAGGTCGGGTCGGGCCGTCTTGTGGAAGTGCCGGGCCTGCTGGCCGCGCTGGAGGAGGCGTTTCACCAGCACCAACCGCTGCCGTCGCTGGTCGGCAAGCACGCCATCGTCACTTCCGGCCCCACCCATGAGCCGATTGATCCGGTGCGCTATATCGCCAACCGCTCCTCGGGCAAGCAGGGCCATGCGATTGCGGCAGCGCTGGCAGCCGCAGGCATGCGGGTGACGCTGGTTTCCGGCCCGACGCAGGAACCGGTTCCAGCCGGTATGGATTTCAAGCCCATCGAGAGCGCGCAGCAGATGCTGGCGGCGGTGGACGCGGCCTTGCCCGCCGATGTTTTCGTTGGGGCGGCGGCGGTCGCCGATTGGCGCGTCGCCAGCGCCGCTGATCAGAAGCTGAAAAAGGGCGCCGATGGCCCGCCCGCCCTGGTGCTGACCGAGAACCCCGACATTCTGCGCACGGTCTCCCAGCATCCGAAGCGCCCGGCGCTGGTGATCGGCTTTGCGGCGGAGACGGAAAAGGTGCTGGAGCATGCCGCCGCCAAACGGGTGCGCAAGGGCTGCGACTGGATTTTGGCCAATGACGTTAGCCCGGAAACCGGCACGTTCGGCGGCACCCATTCGCGCCTGTTCCTGGTGACCGCCGCCGGGGTCACCCCCTGGCCGCATAGCGCGAAGACCGACGCCGCCCGACGGCTGACCCACGCCGTCGCCGAATATTTTTCAACCATGAGAGACGCCTGA
- a CDS encoding MarR family winged helix-turn-helix transcriptional regulator: MSDCYCILLRTASRKVTALYDAALAPFGITLAQFSLMRRIRRGEPVSITDLAQRAELDRSTVGRNLKPLERLGLVQHVTSLDQREASVALTEAGHALLKRADPIWHQVQVDLETRLGAVDAGQLTRLLHAL; the protein is encoded by the coding sequence ATGAGCGACTGCTACTGCATCCTGCTGCGCACAGCCTCCCGCAAAGTCACCGCGCTTTATGATGCGGCCTTGGCGCCCTTCGGCATTACCCTGGCACAGTTTAGCCTGATGCGGCGTATTCGGCGGGGGGAGCCAGTGTCGATCACCGACTTAGCCCAGCGGGCGGAGTTGGACCGGTCGACCGTCGGGCGCAACCTGAAGCCGCTAGAACGGTTGGGCCTCGTGCAGCATGTCACCAGTCTTGACCAGCGCGAAGCCTCCGTCGCTTTAACCGAGGCGGGGCATGCCCTGTTGAAGCGGGCCGATCCAATTTGGCATCAGGTCCAGGTCGATCTTGAAACCCGGTTGGGCGCGGTGGATGCCGGGCAGCTCACCCGCTTGCTTCACGCTTTGTAA
- a CDS encoding primosomal protein N', with protein sequence MTRRPARPEAARETASLLSEPARVAVLLPLPLGELYEYAVPEGMEPPAPGTICSVPLGKRFLPGVVWDRPEGLPEIAASRLKPLAALYPVPPMAAPLRKLIDWVAAYTLSPPGAVLRMGLSVPDALEEPASLSRVRLSRLGGEGAMTAARKKVLAVLEEEADAMAPADLARAAGVSPSVVAGLVKTGWLEPLTLSADTGDAPDYQWREAEFSGDQQAAADHLGGQVRAGGFAVTLLDGVTGSGKTEVYFAAIAAALAAGKQALVLLPEIALSTQWLHRFRKRFGAEPLVWHSHLTPAARRKSWRRVALGQAPVVVGARSALFLPLQNLGLIVVDEEHEASFKQEDGVLYNARDMAVVRARLEQIPILLASATPSLETVANVEAGRFHCTALPERHGVAALPEIAAIDLRRSPPPRGAFLSIPLRDAITETLAKGEQAMLFLNRRGYAPLTLCRTCGFRFECPHCSAWLVEHRGRGRLLCHHCGHSQPVPHACPSCGTEDALVPCGPGVERVAEEAAALFPDARLAIMASDLLSSADAMKKLITEVQDRQIDLLVGTQMMAKGHHFPHLTLVGIVDADLGLAGGDLRAGERTFQVLHQVAGRAGRAEHPGRVLMQTLQPEHPVIAALLAGDRDRFLAAEMADRRAHGMPPFGRLAAIILSAPSPELAEQSARRLARLAPTDPDVTILGPAPAPLSMLRGMYRWRFLIKTPREKLPQPLLRAWLARADLPKTVKLAVDIDPYSFL encoded by the coding sequence ATGACCCGCCGTCCCGCTAGGCCCGAGGCAGCGCGCGAGACTGCATCGCTCCTAAGCGAGCCTGCACGCGTGGCCGTTCTGCTGCCGCTGCCCCTTGGGGAACTCTATGAGTATGCCGTGCCGGAGGGGATGGAGCCGCCCGCGCCGGGCACGATCTGTTCGGTGCCGCTCGGTAAGCGCTTCCTGCCCGGCGTGGTCTGGGACCGGCCGGAGGGCCTGCCGGAGATTGCGGCGAGCCGCTTAAAGCCGCTGGCCGCGCTCTACCCCGTGCCGCCGATGGCGGCGCCGTTGCGCAAGCTGATCGACTGGGTCGCGGCCTATACCCTTAGCCCGCCCGGCGCCGTGCTGCGCATGGGCCTGTCGGTGCCCGATGCGCTCGAGGAACCGGCGTCCCTGTCGCGCGTTCGCCTCTCCCGCCTCGGCGGCGAGGGGGCGATGACGGCGGCCCGGAAGAAAGTGCTGGCGGTGCTGGAGGAGGAGGCGGACGCGATGGCGCCCGCCGACCTCGCCCGCGCCGCCGGGGTTAGCCCGTCCGTGGTTGCCGGTCTCGTTAAAACCGGTTGGCTGGAGCCGCTGACCCTTTCCGCCGATACGGGGGACGCGCCGGACTATCAGTGGCGGGAAGCGGAATTTTCGGGCGATCAGCAGGCGGCGGCAGATCATTTGGGGGGGCAGGTGCGGGCGGGCGGGTTCGCCGTTACTCTGCTGGATGGGGTCACGGGATCGGGCAAGACGGAAGTTTACTTCGCTGCGATTGCCGCCGCCCTCGCGGCTGGGAAACAGGCGCTGGTGCTACTGCCAGAAATCGCCTTGTCGACCCAATGGCTGCACCGCTTCCGTAAGCGCTTTGGGGCCGAGCCGTTGGTTTGGCACTCCCATCTGACCCCAGCGGCCCGGCGGAAATCCTGGCGACGGGTGGCCTTGGGGCAGGCGCCGGTGGTGGTCGGTGCGCGCTCCGCCCTCTTCTTGCCGCTGCAAAACCTGGGGCTGATCGTCGTTGATGAAGAGCATGAAGCCAGCTTCAAGCAGGAAGATGGCGTGCTCTATAACGCCCGCGATATGGCGGTGGTGCGGGCCCGGTTGGAGCAGATTCCGATTCTGCTGGCCTCCGCCACCCCGTCGCTCGAAACCGTGGCCAATGTCGAAGCCGGGCGCTTCCACTGCACCGCCCTGCCCGAACGGCATGGCGTGGCGGCCCTGCCGGAAATCGCCGCCATCGACCTGCGGCGCAGCCCGCCGCCGCGTGGGGCGTTTCTGTCGATCCCGCTGCGCGACGCCATTACGGAAACCCTGGCGAAGGGCGAACAGGCGATGCTGTTCCTCAATCGCCGGGGCTATGCGCCGTTGACGCTGTGCCGCACTTGCGGGTTCCGCTTCGAATGCCCCCATTGTTCGGCGTGGCTGGTCGAGCATCGCGGGCGCGGGCGGTTGCTCTGCCATCATTGCGGCCATAGCCAGCCGGTCCCGCACGCCTGCCCGTCCTGCGGGACGGAAGACGCGCTGGTTCCTTGCGGGCCAGGGGTGGAGCGGGTGGCGGAGGAAGCAGCGGCGCTGTTCCCCGACGCGCGGTTGGCGATCATGGCGTCCGACCTGCTGAGTTCCGCCGACGCGATGAAAAAGCTGATCACCGAGGTGCAGGATCGGCAGATCGACCTGCTGGTCGGCACGCAAATGATGGCGAAGGGCCATCATTTCCCGCATCTGACCCTGGTTGGGATCGTCGATGCCGATCTTGGCCTCGCCGGTGGCGACCTGCGCGCGGGGGAGCGGACGTTCCAGGTTCTACACCAAGTCGCAGGCCGCGCGGGGCGTGCCGAGCATCCTGGTCGGGTGCTGATGCAGACCCTGCAGCCGGAGCATCCCGTCATCGCCGCGCTTTTGGCTGGGGACCGCGACCGCTTTCTCGCCGCTGAAATGGCCGACCGGCGCGCCCACGGCATGCCGCCGTTCGGGCGGCTCGCGGCGATCATCCTGTCCGCCCCCAGCCCGGAGCTGGCCGAACAAAGCGCCCGCCGCCTCGCCCGTCTGGCGCCGACTGACCCGGATGTAACCATCCTCGGCCCTGCGCCTGCCCCGCTGTCGATGCTGCGCGGGATGTACCGCTGGCGCTTTCTGATCAAAACCCCGCGGGAGAAGCTGCCGCAACCCCTGCTGCGGGCGTGGCTCGCCCGGGCCGACCTGCCGAAAACTGTCAAGCTGGCGGTCGATATCGACCCCTATAGCTTTCTGTAA
- a CDS encoding MFS transporter — protein sequence MRADPVTQDPSRLAAFLAQRGIHYGWVVAAATFLTMLATAGALGSAGVMIEPLQREFGWSTADISFAFAVRLLLFGLMGPFAAAFMTLFGVRRVVMLALGMIGSGIFGSLFMTHLWQLVLLWGVILGFGTGMTALVLGATVATRWFAHRRGLVVGLLTASNATGQLVFLPLLATLTTEIGWRAALIFILCALTLAFALVALLMRNHPADVGLGPYGGSFQPAPAPQDASLSNLIALPLGALKEAAVTRTFWVLFLTFFICGLSTNGLIQTHWVAICGDFGIVPVGAAGMLALIGVFDFIGTIGAGWLSDRYDNRWLLAWFYGLRGLSLLYLPFTEFNVYLLSIFAVFYGLDWIATVPPTVKLAAERFGPARAPLVFGWVFAGHQLGAATAAFGAGTARTEFGTYLPALYIAGAACLVATLLILSLKRAAKPATA from the coding sequence ATGCGCGCGGACCCTGTGACCCAAGACCCCAGCCGATTGGCGGCCTTTCTCGCCCAACGCGGCATTCATTATGGTTGGGTGGTCGCAGCGGCGACCTTTCTGACCATGCTCGCCACCGCCGGGGCCCTGGGGTCTGCCGGGGTGATGATCGAGCCGTTGCAGCGGGAATTCGGCTGGTCCACCGCCGATATTTCCTTCGCCTTTGCCGTGCGGCTGTTGCTGTTCGGGCTGATGGGGCCGTTTGCGGCGGCCTTCATGACGCTGTTCGGCGTTCGCCGCGTTGTGATGCTGGCGCTGGGGATGATCGGCAGCGGCATTTTCGGCTCGCTGTTCATGACCCACCTGTGGCAGCTCGTGCTGCTGTGGGGCGTTATCCTCGGCTTCGGGACGGGCATGACCGCGCTCGTGCTGGGCGCGACGGTGGCGACGCGCTGGTTTGCCCATCGGCGCGGGCTGGTCGTTGGGCTGCTGACCGCCAGCAATGCCACCGGCCAATTGGTCTTTCTGCCGCTGCTGGCGACGCTGACCACTGAAATCGGCTGGCGAGCGGCCTTGATCTTCATCCTCTGCGCGTTGACGCTGGCGTTTGCGTTGGTCGCCCTGCTAATGCGCAATCATCCGGCCGATGTCGGCCTCGGCCCCTATGGCGGCAGCTTCCAGCCCGCGCCCGCCCCGCAGGATGCGAGCCTTAGCAACCTGATCGCCCTTCCTTTAGGCGCGTTGAAAGAGGCGGCGGTAACGCGGACCTTCTGGGTGCTGTTCCTAACCTTCTTCATCTGCGGCCTCTCGACGAATGGGCTGATCCAGACCCATTGGGTCGCGATCTGTGGCGATTTTGGCATCGTGCCGGTCGGCGCCGCCGGGATGCTGGCCCTGATCGGTGTCTTCGATTTCATCGGCACGATCGGCGCGGGCTGGCTGTCCGACCGCTACGATAACCGCTGGTTGCTGGCGTGGTTCTACGGGCTGCGCGGTTTGTCGTTGCTCTATCTTCCGTTCACCGAGTTCAACGTCTATCTTCTGTCGATCTTCGCGGTCTTCTACGGCCTCGATTGGATTGCCACCGTGCCGCCGACGGTGAAACTGGCCGCCGAGCGTTTTGGCCCGGCGCGGGCGCCCCTGGTTTTCGGCTGGGTGTTCGCGGGGCATCAGTTGGGCGCGGCGACGGCGGCGTTCGGGGCGGGAACGGCGCGCACGGAATTTGGTACCTATCTGCCCGCGCTTTATATCGCCGGGGCGGCCTGCTTGGTGGCAACGCTGCTGATCCTATCGCTCAAGCGCGCGGCCAAACCAGCAACCGCATAG